A single window of Candidatus Rokuibacteriota bacterium DNA harbors:
- a CDS encoding ABC transporter substrate-binding protein has product IVEPDLDLYKFLSTDRNPSNYGFYTDRVLDDLYDKQSRATDVEERKKYIRQFEKRLLDEEARYLMTLQWNRIVPHSSKVKGWQVTPSHYLNNTLDVVWLAE; this is encoded by the coding sequence ATCGTCGAGCCCGACCTGGACCTCTACAAGTTCCTCTCGACGGACCGGAACCCGTCCAACTACGGCTTCTACACCGACCGGGTGCTGGATGATCTCTACGACAAGCAAAGCCGGGCGACGGACGTTGAGGAGCGGAAGAAGTACATCCGCCAGTTCGAGAAGCGGCTCCTGGACGAGGAGGCCCGCTACCTCATGACGCTCCAGTGGAACCGGATCGTCCCGCACTCGAGCAAGGTGAAGGGCTGGCAGGTCACGCCGAGCCACTACCTGAACAACACCCTCGATGTGGTCTGGCTCGCTGAATAG
- a CDS encoding ABC transporter permease — protein sequence MWKFILKRFFLMIPTLFGVAVLVFLLLRVVPGDVVEVRLMSGEGQYTDPQMVAMERARLGLDKPMWRQFIDWMWGLVRLDLGLSMWTGAPITEEIKLRFALSLQLAIMATVVATLLAIPLGIVAALKQDTWVDYVVRIFSIAGLATPSFWLGILMILGFLIIFKWLPPMVFTPIWVDPWENLAQLTWPALSVGYRYSAVATRMTRSAMLEVLREDYIRTARAKGLWQKLILTRHALKNAMLPVLTVIALEFAFLLGGLVVTEQVFNLNGLGLLFVEAIARRDYTMTQALVLLVAFTFIFVNFVVDLMYAWLDPRIRYR from the coding sequence ATGTGGAAGTTCATTCTGAAGCGATTCTTCCTCATGATCCCAACGCTCTTCGGGGTCGCTGTGCTCGTGTTTCTGCTCCTCCGCGTGGTCCCCGGGGATGTCGTCGAGGTTCGGCTGATGAGCGGCGAGGGACAGTATACCGACCCGCAGATGGTCGCGATGGAACGGGCTCGGCTCGGTCTCGACAAGCCGATGTGGCGGCAGTTCATCGACTGGATGTGGGGGCTCGTCAGGCTGGACCTCGGCCTCTCCATGTGGACCGGCGCCCCGATCACCGAGGAGATCAAGCTCCGGTTCGCGCTGTCGCTTCAACTCGCGATCATGGCCACGGTGGTCGCGACGCTGCTCGCGATCCCGCTCGGGATCGTGGCCGCCCTCAAGCAGGACACGTGGGTGGACTACGTGGTGCGGATCTTCTCCATCGCGGGCCTGGCGACCCCGTCGTTCTGGCTCGGGATCCTGATGATTCTCGGCTTTCTCATCATCTTTAAATGGCTGCCGCCGATGGTGTTCACGCCGATCTGGGTGGACCCCTGGGAGAACCTGGCCCAGCTCACCTGGCCCGCCCTCTCCGTCGGCTACAGGTACTCGGCCGTGGCGACGCGGATGACCCGCTCGGCCATGCTCGAAGTGCTGCGCGAGGACTATATCCGGACGGCGCGGGCCAAGGGGCTCTGGCAGAAGCTGATCCTCACGCGCCACGCGCTCAAGAACGCGATGCTCCCGGTCCTCACGGTCATCGCGCTGGAGTTCGCCTTTCTCCTGGGCGGGCTCGTAGTCACGGAGCAGGTGTTCAACCTGAACGGTCTGGGTCTCCTCTTTGTCGAGGCCATCGCCCGCCGCGACTACACGATGACCCAGGCCCTGGTGCTGCTGGTGGCGTTCACGTTCATCTTCGTGAACTTCGTGGTGGACCTCATGTACGCCTGGTTGGACCCGCGGATCAGGTATCGCTGA
- a CDS encoding ferredoxin family protein, with amino-acid sequence MAYIIAEPCINVKDKACVEVCPVDCIYEGPEMLYIHPDECIDCGACEPVCPVKAIFAEDETPEQWKNFIELNKQFFKDNPGVQPAKK; translated from the coding sequence ATGGCGTATATCATTGCCGAGCCATGCATCAACGTGAAAGACAAGGCCTGTGTGGAAGTCTGCCCGGTCGATTGCATCTACGAAGGCCCGGAGATGCTTTACATCCATCCGGACGAGTGCATCGACTGTGGGGCCTGTGAGCCGGTCTGCCCGGTCAAGGCGATCTTCGCGGAGGATGAGACTCCGGAGCAGTGGAAGAACTTCATCGAGCTGAACAAGCAGTTCTTCAAGGATAACCCCGGCGTCCAGCCTGCCAAGAAGTAA
- a CDS encoding ABC transporter permease: MAINPPADTVAGIALAPHYRAWLAGIVKFCRQRPLGAIGAGLILVMGVVAALAPLLAPYHPLDTDYAAMLAGPNAEHWLGSDAFGRDVLSRIIYGSRTALLVGFSCAFLGATLGAVIGVTSAYFGGRVDLLVQRGMDIILSFPLIILALSVVVLLGTGIFNVILAITIPMIPRAALVSRSSALAIREMPYVDAARAAGFRHRRIILRHMLPNVMAPYLIMLTAYLGQAILLEASLSFLGLGVQEPTAAWGLMLRGAAVDFAETAPWMAFFPGVAISLGVFAFNLFGDSLRDALDPKLRTL, translated from the coding sequence ATGGCGATCAATCCCCCCGCTGACACCGTTGCCGGGATCGCCCTGGCGCCTCACTACCGCGCGTGGCTCGCCGGGATCGTGAAGTTTTGCCGCCAGCGGCCGCTCGGGGCCATCGGCGCCGGGCTGATCCTGGTGATGGGAGTGGTCGCCGCCCTTGCGCCCCTCCTCGCCCCGTACCATCCTCTCGACACCGACTACGCGGCCATGCTAGCGGGGCCGAACGCCGAGCACTGGCTGGGCTCCGACGCCTTCGGGCGTGACGTGCTCTCGCGGATCATCTACGGGTCGCGGACGGCGCTGCTCGTCGGCTTCTCGTGCGCGTTCCTCGGCGCGACCCTCGGGGCGGTGATCGGGGTTACCAGCGCGTACTTCGGCGGGCGGGTGGACCTCCTGGTCCAGCGCGGGATGGACATCATCCTGTCGTTCCCGCTGATCATCTTGGCCCTGTCCGTGGTGGTTCTCCTCGGCACCGGCATCTTCAACGTCATCCTCGCCATCACGATTCCCATGATCCCCCGCGCCGCCCTCGTCTCGCGGTCGAGCGCGCTCGCGATCCGGGAGATGCCCTACGTGGACGCCGCCCGGGCCGCCGGCTTCCGGCACCGCCGCATTATCCTGCGCCACATGCTCCCCAACGTCATGGCGCCCTATCTCATCATGCTGACGGCCTACCTCGGCCAGGCGATCCTCCTGGAGGCCTCGCTCTCGTTCCTGGGTCTCGGAGTCCAGGAGCCCACCGCCGCCTGGGGGCTGATGCTCCGTGGGGCGGCGGTCGACTTTGCCGAGACCGCGCCCTGGATGGCCTTTTTCCCGGGCGTCGCGATCAGCTTGGGCGTCTTCGCCTTCAACCTGTTCGGCGACTCGCTCCGGGACGCCCTCGACCCCAAGCTCCGCACGCTCTGA